From a single Mangifera indica cultivar Alphonso chromosome 19, CATAS_Mindica_2.1, whole genome shotgun sequence genomic region:
- the LOC123202742 gene encoding rho GTPase-activating protein REN1-like isoform X1 — protein MTTKGSDSSQANVGPPAPVRVPDPDPAPPGAGPSPGQPPGPPPGAVDPLSRPDNGVFKSGPLFIQSKGIGWTSWKKRWFILTHTSLVFFRSDPSVVPQKGSEVNLTLGGIDLNNSGSVVVKAEKKLLTVLFPDGRDGRAFTLKAETLDDLYEWKTALENALAQAPSTASVMGQNGICNNDQAETPNGSIEQSNNKPVKLRVIGRPILLALEDVDGTPSFLEKALRFIEEHGVKVEGILRQAADVDDVERRIREFEQGKTEFSSEEDAHIVADCVKYFIRELPSYPVPASCCKALLEARRTDRGSGINAIRTAICETFPEPNRRLLQRILTMMQTVASNKNVNRMSTSAVAACMAPLLLRPLLAGDCEIETDFDVGVDSSVQLLQAAAAANHAQAIVITLLEEYDNIFGEGSLSPGLYSEESESETEEASDDDGSYEDNEDDDTHDSDASTDDDLENASSGPRSESCGPSSNSDQDDYKMQDFSFGSKRPDPTALQMQDSSSGSESPESSDNLKVSQKASSSTQQISMPQQEDVKRSETILNQGETNLTTQANEPAKQVENVSKGTSSEHNISSHNPISCMQKSMSIPNGPEPDASSATVCGQTAVKKNRSMKSDDSIIEDEAEIQRLEATKSELQKRIADEVKGNEILLAGLERRKKAIHERRLALEKDVARLLDQLQNEREKKTTLESVLNISKGSKSSPATNDEKTKVEIEEIGRAESEVGSLQQKLDDLGVKLNQQLQKNYGSTGDSGNQLQQTSAKLKDKKGDTEASAPSHVSERSSKDICRVGAVKSTSHEKKRESTSKPNKNSSQNQQLDSTSKPNTNSSQNQQLDSNSKPNKNSSQNQHLDSTSKPNKNSSQNQQLDSTYKPNKNSSQNQQLDSTSKPNKNSSQNQHLDSTSKLNKNSSQNQQLDSTNNSNTKPPASSNTKKSGSKGEGSNSSSLSLSKLTTRLNFLKERRNQIACELQNYRGSQAARSQDKSRGSETQNTDKSQGSEAGREGHNSQSLQNMDKRTETGKVQEIK, from the exons ATGACTACGAAAGGCTCTGATTCGTCTCAG gcAAATGTAGGTCCACCCGCTCCAGTGCGGGTCCCAGACCCGGATCCTGCTCCGCCTGGAGCTGGACCTTCACCAGGCCAACCACCTGGTCCGCCACCTGGTGCGGTTGATCCTCTTTCTCGTCCCGACAATGGG GTTTTCAAGAGTGGACCACTGTTTATACAATCCAAAG gaaTTGGATGGACATCCTGGAAGAAGAGGTGGTTTATTTTAACACATACTTCTCTGGTTTTCTTCAGAAGTGATCCA aGTGTTGTTCCTCAAAAGGGGAGTGAAGTGAATTTGACCCTTGGTGGTATTGACCTCAACAATTCAGGCAG TGTGGTTGTCAAAGCAGAAAAAAAACTATTGACAGTACTCTTTCCTGATGGTCGTGATGGACGAGCCTTCACGCTTAAG GCTGAAACTTTAGACGATTTGTACGAGTGGAAGACTGCACTTGAGAATGCTTTGGCACAAGCTCCAAGTACTGCTTCAGTAATGGGGCAAAATGGCATCTGCAACAATGATCAGGCTGAGACACCTAATGGCTCGATAGAACAGT CAAACAATAAACCTGTGAAATTAAGAGTCATTGGTCGACCAATTTTACTTGCTTTGGAAGATGTTGATGGAACTCCATCTTTTTTGGAAAAAGCCCTTAGGTTTATTGAGGAGCAtg GTGTCAAAGTAGAAGGAATCCTGAGACAAGCTGCAGATGTTGATGATGTTGAACGCAGAATTCGAGAATTTGAGCAGG GAAAAACTGAATTTTCTTCTGAGGAAGATGCACATATTGTTGCTGATTGTGTCAAG TATTTTATACGGGAGTTGCCCTCCTATCCAGTACCTGCATCTTGCTGCAAAGCTCTTCTGGAAGCACGTC GAACTGATCGTGGCAGTGGAATCAATGCTATACGTACTGCAATATGTGAAACATTCCCTGAGCCAAATCGTCGCTTACTGCAGAG AATACTTACAATGATGCAAACTGTTGCTTCTAACAAAAATGTAAATCGAATGAGCACTTCTGCTGTTGCGGCTTGCATGGCACCCTTACTTCTTCGTCCCCTTCTAGCTGGTGATTGTGAGATAGAAACTGATTTTGATGTGGGTGTTGATAGCTCTGTTCAACTTCTGCAAGCAGCTGCTGCAGCCAATCATGCTCAAGCCATTGTCATAACATTATTGGAAgagtatgataatatatttggT GAAGGTTCTTTGTCACCTGGATTGTACTCAGAAGAAAGCGAAAGTGAAACTGAGGAGGCTTCTGATGATGATGGGTCCTATGAAGATAATGAAGACGATGATACCCATGACTCTGATGCAAGTACAGATGATGATCTTGAAAATGCATCAAGTGGACCACGCAGTGAGAGTTGTGGCCCTTCTTCAAACAGTGATCAGGATGACTATAAG ATGCAGGATTTCAGCTTCGGTTCTAAGCGTCCTGATCCTACTGCTTTGCAGATGCAAGATTCGAGCTCAGGCTCCGAGTCTCCTGAGAGTAGTGATAATCTTAAAGTCAGTCAGAAGGCATCATCAAGTACACAGCAGATTTCAATGCCTCAACAGGAAGACGTAAAGAGGAGTGAGACTATTCTAAATCAGGGTGAAACTAATTTGACAACACAGGCTAATGAACCTGCTAAACAAGTAGAAAATGTATCTAAAGGAACAAGTTCAGAGCATAATATAAGCAGTCATAATCCGATCTCATGCATGCAGAAATCTATGAGCATACCAAATGGACCTGAGCCTGATGCCAGTAGTGCCACTGTTTGTGGACAAACTGCT GTAAAGAAGAACCGTTCCATGAAATCCGATGACTCAATCATTGAAGATGA GGCTGAGATCCAGAGGCTTGAGGCTACTAAATCTGAGTTGCAAAAAAGAATTGCAGATGAG GTAAAAGGAAATGAGATTCTCCTAGCTGGTTTGGAAAGACGGAAGAAGGCCATACATGAACGCCGTCTAGCtcttgagaaagat GTGGCTAGATTACTTGATCAGTTGCAaaatgagagagagaagaaaacaaCTCTAGAATCAGTACTTAACATATCTAAGGGCTCTAAATCCAGTCCTGCAACAAATGACGAAAAG ACGAAGGTAGAGATTGAAGAAATAGGTCGAGCAGAATCAGAAGTTGGCAGTTTGCAGCAGAAGCTTGATGATCTTGGAGTGAAGCTGAATCAACAACTTCAAAAAAACTATGGTTCCACAGGTGATTCAGGCAATCAGCTCCAACAAACATCAGCAAAGTT GAAGGACAAAAAAGGGGACACTGAAGCTTCTGCTCCTTCTCATGTTTCTGAAAGGTCAAGCAAG GATATTTGTCGGGTTGGTGCTGTGAAAAGTACCAGTCATGAGAAGAAGCGGGAATCAACTTCTAAGCCGAATAAAAATTCATCTCAAAACCAGCAGCTGGATTCGACTTCCAAGCCGAATACAAATTCATCCCAAAACCAGCAGCTGGATTCAAATTCCAAGCCGAAtaaaaattcatcccaaaaccAGCATCTGGATTCAACTTCCAAGCCGAAtaaaaattcatcccaaaaccAACAGCTGGATTCAACTTACAAGCCGAAtaaaaattcatcccaaaaccAACAGCTGGATTCAACTTCTAAGCCGAATAAAAATTCATCTCAAAACCAGCATCTGGATTCAACTTCTAAGCTGAATAAAAATTCATCTCAAAACCAGCAGCTGGATTCAACAAATAATAGCAACACCAAGCCTCCTGCTTCAAGCAATACCAAGAAATCTGGTTCAAAGGGTGAG GGAAGCAACTCCAGTTCTTTATCATTGTCAAAGTTGACAACCAGACTCAACTTTCTGAAGGAACGGCGCAATCAGATAGCATGTGAACTTCAAAATTATCGAGGTTCTCAAGCTGCCCGAAGTCAAGATAAAAGTAGGGGCTCGGAAACCCAGAACACAGACAAGTCTCAAGGATCAGAAGCCGGCAGAGAAGGTCACAATTCCCAATCACTCCAAAACATGGACAAACGAACAGAAACCGGAAAAGTTCAGGAAATCAAATAG
- the LOC123202742 gene encoding rho GTPase-activating protein REN1-like isoform X2, whose protein sequence is MTTKGSDSSQANVGPPAPVRVPDPDPAPPGAGPSPGQPPGPPPGAVDPLSRPDNGVFKSGPLFIQSKGIGWTSWKKRWFILTHTSLVFFRSDPSVVPQKGSEVNLTLGGIDLNNSGSVVVKAEKKLLTVLFPDGRDGRAFTLKAETLDDLYEWKTALENALAQAPSTASVMGQNGICNNDQAETPNGSIEQSNNKPVKLRVIGRPILLALEDVDGTPSFLEKALRFIEEHGVKVEGILRQAADVDDVERRIREFEQGKTEFSSEEDAHIVADCVKYFIRELPSYPVPASCCKALLEARRTDRGSGINAIRTAICETFPEPNRRLLQRILTMMQTVASNKNVNRMSTSAVAACMAPLLLRPLLAGDCEIETDFDVGVDSSVQLLQAAAAANHAQAIVITLLEEYDNIFGEGSLSPGLYSEESESETEEASDDDGSYEDNEDDDTHDSDASTDDDLENASSGPRSESCGPSSNSDQDDYKMQDSSSGSESPESSDNLKVSQKASSSTQQISMPQQEDVKRSETILNQGETNLTTQANEPAKQVENVSKGTSSEHNISSHNPISCMQKSMSIPNGPEPDASSATVCGQTAVKKNRSMKSDDSIIEDEAEIQRLEATKSELQKRIADEVKGNEILLAGLERRKKAIHERRLALEKDVARLLDQLQNEREKKTTLESVLNISKGSKSSPATNDEKTKVEIEEIGRAESEVGSLQQKLDDLGVKLNQQLQKNYGSTGDSGNQLQQTSAKLKDKKGDTEASAPSHVSERSSKDICRVGAVKSTSHEKKRESTSKPNKNSSQNQQLDSTSKPNTNSSQNQQLDSNSKPNKNSSQNQHLDSTSKPNKNSSQNQQLDSTYKPNKNSSQNQQLDSTSKPNKNSSQNQHLDSTSKLNKNSSQNQQLDSTNNSNTKPPASSNTKKSGSKGEGSNSSSLSLSKLTTRLNFLKERRNQIACELQNYRGSQAARSQDKSRGSETQNTDKSQGSEAGREGHNSQSLQNMDKRTETGKVQEIK, encoded by the exons ATGACTACGAAAGGCTCTGATTCGTCTCAG gcAAATGTAGGTCCACCCGCTCCAGTGCGGGTCCCAGACCCGGATCCTGCTCCGCCTGGAGCTGGACCTTCACCAGGCCAACCACCTGGTCCGCCACCTGGTGCGGTTGATCCTCTTTCTCGTCCCGACAATGGG GTTTTCAAGAGTGGACCACTGTTTATACAATCCAAAG gaaTTGGATGGACATCCTGGAAGAAGAGGTGGTTTATTTTAACACATACTTCTCTGGTTTTCTTCAGAAGTGATCCA aGTGTTGTTCCTCAAAAGGGGAGTGAAGTGAATTTGACCCTTGGTGGTATTGACCTCAACAATTCAGGCAG TGTGGTTGTCAAAGCAGAAAAAAAACTATTGACAGTACTCTTTCCTGATGGTCGTGATGGACGAGCCTTCACGCTTAAG GCTGAAACTTTAGACGATTTGTACGAGTGGAAGACTGCACTTGAGAATGCTTTGGCACAAGCTCCAAGTACTGCTTCAGTAATGGGGCAAAATGGCATCTGCAACAATGATCAGGCTGAGACACCTAATGGCTCGATAGAACAGT CAAACAATAAACCTGTGAAATTAAGAGTCATTGGTCGACCAATTTTACTTGCTTTGGAAGATGTTGATGGAACTCCATCTTTTTTGGAAAAAGCCCTTAGGTTTATTGAGGAGCAtg GTGTCAAAGTAGAAGGAATCCTGAGACAAGCTGCAGATGTTGATGATGTTGAACGCAGAATTCGAGAATTTGAGCAGG GAAAAACTGAATTTTCTTCTGAGGAAGATGCACATATTGTTGCTGATTGTGTCAAG TATTTTATACGGGAGTTGCCCTCCTATCCAGTACCTGCATCTTGCTGCAAAGCTCTTCTGGAAGCACGTC GAACTGATCGTGGCAGTGGAATCAATGCTATACGTACTGCAATATGTGAAACATTCCCTGAGCCAAATCGTCGCTTACTGCAGAG AATACTTACAATGATGCAAACTGTTGCTTCTAACAAAAATGTAAATCGAATGAGCACTTCTGCTGTTGCGGCTTGCATGGCACCCTTACTTCTTCGTCCCCTTCTAGCTGGTGATTGTGAGATAGAAACTGATTTTGATGTGGGTGTTGATAGCTCTGTTCAACTTCTGCAAGCAGCTGCTGCAGCCAATCATGCTCAAGCCATTGTCATAACATTATTGGAAgagtatgataatatatttggT GAAGGTTCTTTGTCACCTGGATTGTACTCAGAAGAAAGCGAAAGTGAAACTGAGGAGGCTTCTGATGATGATGGGTCCTATGAAGATAATGAAGACGATGATACCCATGACTCTGATGCAAGTACAGATGATGATCTTGAAAATGCATCAAGTGGACCACGCAGTGAGAGTTGTGGCCCTTCTTCAAACAGTGATCAGGATGACTATAAG ATGCAAGATTCGAGCTCAGGCTCCGAGTCTCCTGAGAGTAGTGATAATCTTAAAGTCAGTCAGAAGGCATCATCAAGTACACAGCAGATTTCAATGCCTCAACAGGAAGACGTAAAGAGGAGTGAGACTATTCTAAATCAGGGTGAAACTAATTTGACAACACAGGCTAATGAACCTGCTAAACAAGTAGAAAATGTATCTAAAGGAACAAGTTCAGAGCATAATATAAGCAGTCATAATCCGATCTCATGCATGCAGAAATCTATGAGCATACCAAATGGACCTGAGCCTGATGCCAGTAGTGCCACTGTTTGTGGACAAACTGCT GTAAAGAAGAACCGTTCCATGAAATCCGATGACTCAATCATTGAAGATGA GGCTGAGATCCAGAGGCTTGAGGCTACTAAATCTGAGTTGCAAAAAAGAATTGCAGATGAG GTAAAAGGAAATGAGATTCTCCTAGCTGGTTTGGAAAGACGGAAGAAGGCCATACATGAACGCCGTCTAGCtcttgagaaagat GTGGCTAGATTACTTGATCAGTTGCAaaatgagagagagaagaaaacaaCTCTAGAATCAGTACTTAACATATCTAAGGGCTCTAAATCCAGTCCTGCAACAAATGACGAAAAG ACGAAGGTAGAGATTGAAGAAATAGGTCGAGCAGAATCAGAAGTTGGCAGTTTGCAGCAGAAGCTTGATGATCTTGGAGTGAAGCTGAATCAACAACTTCAAAAAAACTATGGTTCCACAGGTGATTCAGGCAATCAGCTCCAACAAACATCAGCAAAGTT GAAGGACAAAAAAGGGGACACTGAAGCTTCTGCTCCTTCTCATGTTTCTGAAAGGTCAAGCAAG GATATTTGTCGGGTTGGTGCTGTGAAAAGTACCAGTCATGAGAAGAAGCGGGAATCAACTTCTAAGCCGAATAAAAATTCATCTCAAAACCAGCAGCTGGATTCGACTTCCAAGCCGAATACAAATTCATCCCAAAACCAGCAGCTGGATTCAAATTCCAAGCCGAAtaaaaattcatcccaaaaccAGCATCTGGATTCAACTTCCAAGCCGAAtaaaaattcatcccaaaaccAACAGCTGGATTCAACTTACAAGCCGAAtaaaaattcatcccaaaaccAACAGCTGGATTCAACTTCTAAGCCGAATAAAAATTCATCTCAAAACCAGCATCTGGATTCAACTTCTAAGCTGAATAAAAATTCATCTCAAAACCAGCAGCTGGATTCAACAAATAATAGCAACACCAAGCCTCCTGCTTCAAGCAATACCAAGAAATCTGGTTCAAAGGGTGAG GGAAGCAACTCCAGTTCTTTATCATTGTCAAAGTTGACAACCAGACTCAACTTTCTGAAGGAACGGCGCAATCAGATAGCATGTGAACTTCAAAATTATCGAGGTTCTCAAGCTGCCCGAAGTCAAGATAAAAGTAGGGGCTCGGAAACCCAGAACACAGACAAGTCTCAAGGATCAGAAGCCGGCAGAGAAGGTCACAATTCCCAATCACTCCAAAACATGGACAAACGAACAGAAACCGGAAAAGTTCAGGAAATCAAATAG
- the LOC123202740 gene encoding aspartyl protease AED3, protein MDFTTATATATALLFFSLLISATLALDICSAQSHGSGLSIIPIYGKCSPFDPPKPDSWLNTVIDMASKDPQRVKYLSSLVAKKFTKVPIASGQNVLNIGNYVVQAKLGTPGQLMFMVLDTSNDAAWVPCSGCSGCSATTFTPNTSSTYASLECSMAQCTQVRGLSCPTTGSSSCLFNQSYGGDSIFSATLVQDSLSLANDVISNFAFGCINAVSGGSIPPQGLLGLGRGSMSLLSQSGSLYSGVFSYCLPSFKSYYFSGSLKLGPTGQPKAIRTTPLLRNPHRPSLYYVNLTGVSVGRVIVPIAQELLSFNPNTGAGTIIDSGTVITRFIEPIYSAIRDEFRKQVKGPFSTLGAFDTCFAATNEAVAPAITFHFTGLDLRLPMENSLIHSSAGSLACLAMAAAPNNVNSVLNIIANLQQQNHRILFDVPNSRLGIARELCN, encoded by the coding sequence ATGGACTTCACCACTGCCACCGCCACCGCCACTGCACtgctcttcttttctcttctcatCTCAGCCACCTTAGCACTCGACATCTGCTCCGCCCAATCACACGGCTCAGGCCTTTCCATCATTCCCATCTACGGCAAATGTTCACCATTCGATCCACCCAAACCTGACTCCTGGCTCAACACCGTCATCGACATGGCCTCAAAAGACCCACAACGAGTCAAATATTTGTCAAGCCTAGTGGCCAAAAAGTTCACCAAAGTCCCTATTGCCTCCGGCCAAAATGTGCTTAACATCGGCAACTATGTCGTCCAGGCCAAACTCGGCACCCCGGGTCAACTCATGTTCATGGTTCTAGACACCAGCAATGACGCTGCTTGGGTCCCATGCTCCGGCTGCAGCGGCTGCTCCGCCACAACTTTCACACCCAACACCTCATCTACTTACGCCTCATTGGAGTGCTCAATGGCCCAATGCACTCAAGTTCGTGGGCTCTCCTGCCCCACCACCGGCTCCTCCTCCTGCCTTTTTAATCAATCCTACGGTGGAGATTCCATCTTCTCCGCTACCCTCGTGCAAGATTCTCTAAGTTTAGCCAATGATGTGAtttcaaattttgcttttgGATGTATCAACGCGGTCTCTGGAGGCTCCATTCCACCACAAGGGTTGTTGGGTCTGGGTCGAGGATCCATGTCACTTTTATCGCAATCTGGGTCACTTTACTCGGGTGTGTTTTCATACTGTTTACCCAGTTTCAAATCTTACTACTTCTCCGGCTCTCTCAAACTCGGACCCACGGGTCAACCCAAGGCAATTCGGACTACCCCACTTTTACGCAATCCACACCGTCCATCACTATACTATGTTAACTTGACCGGAGTCAgcgtgggccgggttattgtcCCCATTGCTCAAGAGCTCTTATCCTTTAACCCGAACACTGGAGCCGGGACCATAATCGATTCGGGTACAGTCATAACCCGATTCATTGAACCGATTTACAGTGCAATAAGAGACGAGTTTAGAAAACAAGTGAAGGGTCCGTTTTCAACGCTGGGTGCTTTTGATACATGTTTTGCAGCAACAAACGAAGCTGTTGCGCCGGCTATAACGTTCCATTTCACGGGGCTGGACTTGCGTTTGCCGATGGAGAATAGCTTAATTCATAGCAGTGCTGGTTCACTGGCCTGCTTGGCCATGGCAGCCGCACCGAATAATGTGAACTCGGTGTTGAATATTATCGCTAATTTGCAGCAACAGAATCATAGGATTCTGTTTGATGTGCCCAATTCTCGCTTGGGAATTGCCCGTGAGCTTTGCAACTAG